The following proteins are co-located in the Paludibaculum fermentans genome:
- a CDS encoding TonB-dependent receptor, which yields MLKRSFAKGKACVFLLAVLLGLTGTLFAQENSGRIDGTVLDETGAAVPAAKLVASSPILPRDLETTSDGAGNFAFPSLPPGVYSITITKTGFTTSKQVNIRVTLGAKITLSPKLGVGTVSQTVEVTETAISLDVTSSRTSTNITSDQVVELPKSRNFNSLLAMAPGVRLESKSGSAGVGGISVDGASGSENVFILDGVEVSNTLNGSLGGSANIPFEFLREVQVKSGGFESEYGGATGGVVNLATKSGSNAYHGELDYQFTSNQLNPRPRGAWQNSPLNADVADFFAPTEDTYRKQYPGFTFGGPILKDRIYFFVGYMPEFIRNMRTNHYDAASNPVTANKALGTRQYNQEQIQHYSIARVDYSATSKLNINTSWLWSPYRLSGTLPSTDIRRAPPSNDLTVTGGWAPTQAYTASATYTVTPKFLITARYGYKYENAKSSNYGLPGVPYYTYQTASASSPVPVPASVAGSNGFSSSSSTLATARDITTRNNVYVDATKIFEAKGQHSVKFGFALNRQSNDVATDYTNGRFNIYWGDKYTRGSINQATGTYGYYTWEDGVRLNSNVNGRNMGIYVQDAWRIHSRVTINLGVRMENEFLPPYKKEQAGVKIANPISFGWGDKVAPRIGVAWDVRGDGKWKLSGGYASVFDVMKFNLARGSFGGEYWFTYVYQLNDPNVQNLSKANPGVLGTKIISYDNRTLPINSSGVIDGNDPNMKPYQTKEYYLNLDHQLSDKVVGGIRYTRKRLINSIDDIGVLDAEDNEVYLIGNPGRGLTRDTSSVYGQKTPNGKEFLVPQATRDYDGVEFSVRGRVARSIQLNASYTFSRLYGNYAGLANSDENGRSNPNNDRAFDLPYYYFDASGSQQNVFGRLATDRPHTFKLFTSYDLKTRAGSTIIGLSQYAYSGTPLSTSVIYQSAPTYPNGRGDLGRTPFFTQTDIQVSHEISLNERARLRLEANAINLFNQAAVTNTQQQINRSGAISAAELPLSKFFSGYKLSDYANPQNINKLTGASSGTRYSPIFGLPLTYQSPRELRLGLRFIF from the coding sequence ATGCTTAAGCGTAGTTTTGCGAAAGGGAAGGCGTGTGTCTTCCTGCTCGCAGTGCTGTTGGGGTTAACGGGCACCCTCTTCGCTCAGGAAAACTCGGGCCGGATCGACGGCACGGTGCTTGACGAGACGGGAGCCGCAGTGCCTGCCGCGAAACTGGTGGCTTCTTCGCCAATTTTGCCTAGGGACCTGGAAACGACATCGGACGGAGCCGGGAATTTTGCGTTCCCCAGCCTGCCGCCCGGGGTTTACTCGATCACAATCACAAAAACCGGCTTCACTACATCCAAGCAGGTGAACATCCGAGTCACCCTCGGAGCGAAGATCACGCTGAGCCCGAAACTGGGTGTCGGCACTGTTTCCCAGACCGTGGAAGTCACGGAAACGGCGATCTCGCTGGATGTGACCAGCAGCCGTACCTCAACCAACATCACTTCTGACCAAGTCGTTGAGCTGCCCAAGTCGCGCAACTTCAATAGCCTTCTTGCCATGGCTCCGGGCGTGCGCCTGGAATCCAAGTCTGGTTCCGCCGGTGTCGGCGGCATTTCAGTTGACGGCGCCAGCGGCTCCGAGAACGTCTTCATTTTGGACGGCGTCGAAGTCAGCAACACGCTGAACGGTTCCCTGGGCGGTTCCGCCAACATCCCGTTCGAGTTCCTGCGCGAAGTGCAGGTAAAGAGCGGCGGGTTTGAATCCGAGTATGGTGGTGCGACGGGCGGCGTGGTCAACCTGGCCACCAAGAGCGGTAGCAATGCCTACCATGGAGAACTCGACTATCAGTTCACCAGCAACCAGCTCAACCCGCGGCCGCGCGGTGCGTGGCAGAATTCCCCCCTCAATGCCGACGTGGCCGATTTCTTTGCTCCAACCGAAGACACCTATCGCAAACAGTATCCCGGCTTCACCTTTGGTGGCCCGATCCTGAAGGACCGGATCTATTTCTTCGTGGGCTACATGCCGGAGTTCATCCGGAACATGCGAACGAATCACTATGACGCTGCCTCCAACCCTGTGACCGCGAACAAGGCACTCGGCACGCGTCAATACAACCAGGAGCAGATCCAGCACTACTCGATCGCCCGCGTTGACTACTCGGCGACTTCAAAGCTGAACATCAACACCTCCTGGCTGTGGTCGCCCTACCGCCTGTCGGGGACTTTGCCCTCGACCGACATCCGCCGCGCTCCTCCGTCAAACGACCTCACAGTGACGGGCGGCTGGGCCCCGACGCAGGCTTACACGGCTTCGGCGACCTACACGGTCACCCCGAAGTTCCTGATCACCGCCCGCTACGGGTACAAGTACGAGAACGCCAAGTCGTCTAACTACGGTCTGCCCGGCGTTCCGTATTACACCTACCAGACGGCGTCGGCTTCCTCGCCTGTGCCGGTGCCCGCCAGCGTGGCCGGTTCAAACGGCTTCTCGAGTTCGAGTTCGACGCTGGCCACGGCGCGCGACATTACCACTCGCAACAACGTGTATGTCGACGCCACGAAGATCTTTGAAGCCAAGGGCCAGCACTCCGTCAAATTTGGTTTCGCCCTGAACCGCCAGTCGAACGACGTGGCGACCGACTACACCAATGGCCGTTTCAATATCTACTGGGGTGACAAGTACACCCGCGGCAGCATCAATCAGGCGACCGGCACCTACGGCTACTACACCTGGGAAGACGGCGTCCGCCTGAACTCCAACGTGAATGGCCGCAATATGGGCATCTATGTACAGGATGCATGGCGCATTCATTCCCGCGTGACCATCAACCTGGGCGTGCGCATGGAGAACGAGTTCCTGCCTCCGTACAAGAAGGAACAGGCTGGCGTGAAGATTGCCAACCCGATCTCCTTCGGCTGGGGCGACAAAGTGGCGCCCCGCATCGGCGTCGCATGGGACGTGCGCGGCGACGGCAAGTGGAAGCTGAGCGGCGGTTACGCCTCTGTGTTCGACGTGATGAAGTTCAACCTGGCTCGCGGCTCGTTCGGCGGCGAGTATTGGTTCACTTACGTCTACCAGCTGAACGATCCGAATGTGCAGAACCTATCGAAGGCTAATCCTGGTGTGCTCGGCACCAAGATCATCAGCTATGACAACCGCACCTTGCCGATTAACTCCTCCGGCGTCATCGACGGCAACGACCCGAACATGAAGCCGTACCAGACCAAAGAATACTACCTGAACCTCGATCACCAACTCAGTGACAAGGTAGTGGGTGGGATTCGTTACACCCGCAAGCGCCTGATCAATTCGATCGACGACATCGGTGTGCTGGATGCGGAAGACAACGAAGTTTACCTGATCGGCAACCCGGGTCGCGGCCTGACGCGCGACACCAGTTCCGTCTACGGGCAGAAGACCCCGAACGGCAAGGAATTCCTGGTTCCGCAGGCGACTCGAGACTACGACGGTGTGGAGTTCAGCGTGCGCGGCCGAGTGGCGCGCAGCATCCAACTGAATGCTTCCTACACCTTCAGCCGGCTGTACGGCAACTACGCCGGCCTGGCGAACTCGGATGAAAACGGCCGCTCGAACCCGAACAACGACCGCGCGTTCGATCTGCCGTACTATTACTTTGACGCCAGTGGCAGCCAGCAGAATGTCTTCGGACGCCTGGCCACCGACCGTCCGCACACCTTCAAGTTGTTCACCAGCTATGACCTGAAGACCCGCGCGGGCAGCACGATCATCGGCCTGAGCCAGTACGCCTACAGCGGCACGCCGCTGTCGACGTCGGTCATCTACCAGTCGGCTCCGACCTATCCTAACGGCCGCGGCGATCTGGGACGGACCCCGTTCTTCACGCAGACCGATATTCAGGTGTCGCACGAGATCTCGCTGAACGAGCGGGCTCGCTTGCGCCTGGAAGCGAATGCGATCAACTTGTTCAATCAGGCGGCCGTGACCAATACCCAGCAGCAGATCAACCGTTCCGGCGCGATCAGCGCGGCGGAACTGCCGCTGTCGAAGTTCTTCAGCGGCTACAAGCTGAGCGACTACGCCAACCCGCAGAACATCAACAAGCTGACCGGTGCCTCATCCGGCACCCGGTACAGCCCGATCTTCGGCCTGCCTCTCACCTATCAAAGCCCGAGAGAGCTCCGCCTGGGTCTGCGCTTCATCTTCTAG
- a CDS encoding complex I subunit 4 family protein, translating into MDHLLSLVLCIPLLGLIPLFFLPSSNPKLIKLWANFVFLVGFLATLPLWFQFDWRADYQFVEKVPWIKSIGAYWNLGVDGYAMLLVILTALIGFLSVLCSWSAINDRLKEYYGWFMMLQFGMLGVFAARDFLLFFVFWELTLIPMYFIIAIWGGQRRGYASIKFVIYTLAGSVLMLLGILAFYWQQYVQFHRLTFDMSALLETKMPPEMAWWVFWAFFLGFAVKVPMWPLHTWLPDAHTEAPTAGSVILAGILLKMGTYGFIRFSLPMLPETARDPKVLGIVVALSIIAIIYGALVSLMQKDWKKLVAYSSVSHMGFCTLGIFALNPAGIAGSIIQQINHGVSTGMLFLIVGVVYERRHTREIAEYGGLFRVMPIFTFIFLIAALSSMGLPPMNGFIGEITIIKGAFEMSFWWALACGIGIALGAAYLLWLFQRTMLGELKNEKNKHLKDLNWREIAYFTPLLILVFWIGLGPRPFFRVISRSVANVVERVRPGYYFDHNMYNPLLPQEVQIDKHPDF; encoded by the coding sequence ATGGATCACCTGCTCTCGCTAGTTCTGTGCATCCCCCTGTTGGGACTGATTCCTCTCTTTTTCCTGCCTTCTTCGAACCCGAAGTTGATCAAGCTGTGGGCCAACTTCGTCTTCCTTGTCGGATTTCTCGCCACGTTACCACTCTGGTTCCAGTTCGATTGGCGGGCAGATTACCAGTTTGTCGAGAAGGTTCCGTGGATCAAGTCCATCGGGGCGTATTGGAACCTGGGCGTCGACGGGTACGCGATGCTGCTGGTGATTCTGACAGCGCTTATCGGGTTCCTTTCGGTGCTGTGCTCTTGGAGCGCGATCAACGACCGGCTGAAGGAGTACTACGGCTGGTTTATGATGCTCCAGTTCGGCATGCTGGGCGTCTTTGCGGCGCGCGACTTCCTTTTGTTCTTCGTCTTCTGGGAACTCACCCTGATCCCGATGTACTTCATCATCGCGATCTGGGGCGGGCAGCGGCGCGGCTACGCCAGCATCAAGTTCGTGATTTACACGCTGGCCGGCTCGGTGCTGATGCTGCTGGGCATTCTGGCCTTCTACTGGCAGCAGTATGTTCAGTTCCACCGCCTGACTTTCGACATGTCGGCGCTGCTGGAAACGAAGATGCCGCCGGAGATGGCCTGGTGGGTCTTCTGGGCATTCTTCCTTGGTTTCGCGGTCAAAGTTCCAATGTGGCCGCTGCATACCTGGTTGCCTGACGCGCATACGGAGGCACCGACGGCCGGATCCGTCATCCTGGCGGGCATCCTGCTGAAGATGGGCACGTACGGCTTCATCCGATTCTCCCTCCCGATGCTGCCCGAGACCGCGCGCGATCCGAAGGTGCTGGGCATTGTGGTAGCGCTCTCGATCATCGCCATCATCTACGGCGCGCTGGTAAGCCTGATGCAGAAGGACTGGAAGAAACTGGTGGCGTACTCATCGGTGAGCCACATGGGCTTCTGCACACTGGGTATCTTCGCCCTGAATCCGGCGGGCATCGCCGGTTCGATCATCCAGCAGATCAATCACGGCGTGTCCACCGGCATGCTCTTCCTGATTGTCGGCGTGGTATACGAGCGGCGGCATACGCGCGAGATCGCGGAGTATGGCGGACTGTTCCGGGTGATGCCGATATTCACCTTTATCTTCCTGATTGCGGCGCTGAGCTCCATGGGCCTGCCGCCCATGAACGGCTTTATCGGCGAAATCACGATCATCAAGGGCGCGTTCGAGATGTCGTTCTGGTGGGCCCTGGCTTGCGGCATCGGTATCGCCCTGGGTGCGGCCTACCTGCTGTGGTTGTTCCAGCGGACGATGCTGGGTGAGTTGAAGAACGAGAAGAACAAGCACCTCAAGGATCTGAATTGGCGCGAAATCGCCTACTTCACTCCGCTGCTGATCCTGGTGTTCTGGATCGGCCTGGGACCGCGGCCTTTCTTCCGCGTGATCAGCCGGTCAGTGGCGAACGTGGTGGAGCGGGTCCGGCCGGGCTACTACTTCGACCACAACATGTACAATCCGTTGCTGCCGCAGGAAGTCCAGATCGACAAGCATCCGGACTTCTAA
- a CDS encoding TonB-dependent receptor produces MCLALVTLLAGIAVGQETTGTIAGQVIDASGSAVPNAKVEVTGPSLPRPIVVTSDSTGQFQISQVPAGIYVVTGTAQGFSSVRKNSVPVNLGRSTRLDFKMEVGQVTESVVVSADAVLVDTNSSSSAVVVDRTFFDTLPKGRGFDSLVALAPGARSEGKTGGYQVDGSSGSENTFYLEGLEVGNVQNGTLDKRNQIPMEMIQQVQVKNGVMEAQYGGAMGGVVNAVLRSGSNDIHGYAGFYFNNSAMQARPRPVLQLDPTSGSDDTYRYFNRSDKQVDQFTTWNPTFNLAGPILRNRLFFFAGFSPSTTNTDRYVVFNDGNTGNYHRKEFNQSTIGKLDAVPFGKLRLNSTWIWNPSYGRGNLPNADGTSSFTSPYSGLGNYSPGNVISGQADYIVNSKLILSFRGGYNYNNNNTAYGLPSFTSIYYSGQSTTIPPADLRAPNGYIQNPTSKTLFDIYKRTNLNADASYTFNWGGQHTLKGGWQANLLSNSVNRSDWANGYYRYYWGLSWPCITSQCSGSQTGTYGFYRYRQIGTYGDASSTNHAIFFQDNWRVNKHLSLNLGIRTEREYLPSFSVAGQTTAAPPIEFSWGKKFSPRVGASWDPKGDGKMRVYGSFGYFYDIMKYEMPRGSFGGDVWLEYYYSLDDPNVVRTNTAIPADPRKLPGKLFEVVNWRIPSNDPSAHLIDPDLKPMKQRMMDFGVEYSLNPMLVGAVRYTNRRLIRTIEDTGYIGADGETYLIANPGYGVTASAANWLSWMGPGIPTSPKAQRDYDAVEFRLDKRFARSYNFTASYTWSRLYGNYSGLASSDENGRTSPNVNRYYDQPWVGIDQSGKYAYGRLATDRPHTFKFFGTYNAKSKFGSTTFAPNIQVYSGTPLTTEVNVVSTTPAFPYGRGDLGRTPVFYNFDVNLMHEITPFKSHEALKARFELAVFNLFNSSIVTDKNKTLLHENDGQISFDNYADVFKGFNALQLMKSQDLRTNPMYGLASSFQSPRQLRLQVSFLF; encoded by the coding sequence GTGTGCCTGGCTCTAGTCACCTTGCTGGCAGGCATCGCGGTCGGTCAGGAGACCACTGGCACTATCGCCGGTCAGGTGATCGATGCCTCCGGCTCCGCAGTTCCTAACGCCAAGGTCGAAGTTACCGGCCCCTCTCTTCCGCGTCCCATCGTCGTAACTTCGGACTCCACCGGCCAGTTCCAGATCAGCCAGGTTCCCGCTGGCATTTATGTCGTTACCGGCACGGCCCAAGGGTTTTCCTCGGTCAGGAAGAACTCTGTTCCCGTGAACCTCGGTCGCTCCACTCGTCTCGACTTCAAAATGGAAGTCGGCCAAGTGACGGAAAGCGTCGTGGTTAGCGCGGACGCCGTCCTTGTTGACACGAACTCCAGCTCGTCGGCGGTCGTCGTAGACAGAACCTTCTTTGACACCCTGCCCAAGGGCCGCGGCTTTGACAGCCTCGTGGCTCTTGCTCCCGGCGCCCGCAGCGAGGGCAAAACCGGTGGGTATCAGGTGGACGGTTCCTCCGGTTCTGAGAACACCTTCTATCTCGAAGGCCTCGAAGTTGGAAATGTTCAAAATGGCACCCTCGACAAGCGGAATCAGATCCCGATGGAAATGATCCAGCAGGTGCAGGTCAAGAATGGTGTGATGGAAGCCCAGTACGGTGGCGCCATGGGCGGCGTCGTGAACGCCGTGCTCCGCAGCGGCTCCAATGACATTCACGGCTACGCTGGCTTCTACTTCAACAACTCGGCCATGCAAGCCCGGCCGCGTCCGGTCCTTCAGCTCGATCCGACGAGTGGCAGCGACGACACCTACCGCTACTTCAATCGCAGCGATAAACAGGTCGACCAGTTCACCACCTGGAACCCGACGTTCAACCTCGCGGGCCCGATCCTGAGGAACCGCCTGTTCTTCTTCGCCGGCTTCAGCCCCTCGACCACAAATACCGACCGCTACGTTGTCTTCAATGATGGCAATACGGGCAACTACCATCGCAAAGAGTTCAATCAGAGCACGATCGGTAAGTTGGACGCAGTGCCGTTCGGCAAGTTGCGGCTCAACTCGACCTGGATCTGGAACCCCAGCTACGGCCGCGGCAATCTTCCGAACGCCGATGGCACGAGCTCTTTTACCAGTCCCTACTCCGGTCTCGGCAACTATAGCCCGGGCAACGTCATCTCCGGTCAGGCTGACTACATTGTTAATAGCAAGCTCATCCTCTCTTTCCGGGGTGGCTACAACTACAACAACAACAACACTGCCTACGGACTGCCGAGCTTCACGTCCATCTATTACTCGGGCCAGTCGACCACCATTCCTCCGGCCGACCTGCGGGCGCCGAATGGCTACATTCAGAACCCGACGTCCAAAACCCTGTTTGACATCTACAAGCGTACCAACCTGAACGCCGATGCTTCCTACACCTTTAACTGGGGTGGTCAGCACACGCTCAAGGGTGGCTGGCAGGCCAATCTCCTTTCCAATTCGGTGAATCGCAGCGACTGGGCCAACGGCTACTATCGCTACTATTGGGGTCTTAGCTGGCCCTGTATCACCAGCCAGTGCTCGGGCTCCCAGACCGGTACCTACGGCTTCTATCGCTATCGCCAGATCGGTACCTACGGTGATGCCTCCAGCACCAACCACGCCATCTTCTTCCAGGACAACTGGCGCGTAAACAAGCACCTGTCCCTGAACCTCGGCATCCGCACCGAGCGCGAATACCTCCCGAGCTTCTCGGTGGCCGGCCAGACGACCGCGGCTCCGCCCATCGAATTCTCCTGGGGCAAGAAGTTCTCTCCTCGCGTCGGCGCCTCCTGGGATCCCAAGGGTGACGGCAAGATGCGCGTCTACGGTTCGTTCGGCTACTTCTACGACATCATGAAGTACGAAATGCCTCGCGGCAGCTTCGGTGGTGACGTGTGGCTCGAGTACTACTACTCCCTCGACGATCCGAATGTTGTCAGAACCAATACGGCCATCCCGGCCGATCCGCGCAAGCTGCCCGGCAAGCTCTTCGAAGTCGTGAATTGGCGCATTCCGTCCAACGACCCCAGCGCCCACCTGATCGACCCCGACCTGAAGCCGATGAAGCAGCGCATGATGGACTTCGGCGTTGAGTACAGCCTCAACCCGATGCTCGTCGGCGCCGTCCGTTACACCAACCGCCGCCTCATCCGGACCATCGAAGACACCGGCTACATCGGTGCCGACGGTGAAACCTACCTCATCGCCAACCCCGGCTATGGCGTTACCGCCAGCGCCGCCAACTGGCTCAGCTGGATGGGCCCCGGCATCCCGACTTCGCCCAAAGCCCAGCGCGACTACGACGCCGTTGAGTTCCGCCTCGACAAGCGTTTCGCCCGCAGCTACAACTTCACGGCCAGCTATACCTGGAGCCGGTTGTACGGCAACTATAGCGGTCTGGCAAGCTCCGACGAAAACGGCCGCACCAGCCCGAACGTGAACCGCTACTACGACCAGCCCTGGGTTGGTATCGACCAGTCCGGCAAGTACGCCTATGGCCGCCTCGCCACTGATCGCCCCCACACCTTTAAGTTCTTCGGCACCTACAATGCGAAGAGCAAGTTTGGCTCCACCACTTTTGCTCCCAACATTCAGGTGTACTCCGGCACCCCGCTCACCACCGAAGTCAACGTTGTGTCCACCACCCCGGCGTTCCCCTACGGCCGCGGCGACCTGGGCCGGACGCCCGTGTTCTACAACTTTGACGTCAACCTGATGCACGAGATCACTCCGTTCAAGAGTCATGAAGCGCTGAAGGCCCGTTTCGAACTCGCGGTCTTCAACCTCTTCAACAGCTCGATCGTGACCGACAAGAATAAGACTCTCCTTCACGAGAATGACGGCCAGATCAGCTTTGACAACTACGCGGACGTGTTCAAGGGCTTCAACGCCCTGCAACTCATGAAGTCTCAGGATCTGCGCACCAACCCGATGTACGGCTTGGCCAGCAGCTTCCAGTCTCCTCGCCAGTTGCGTCTGCAGGTTTCCTTCCTCTTCTAA
- a CDS encoding sigma-54-dependent transcriptional regulator produces MKPTQVLIVDDEPGIRESLKGVLEDEGFEVQAVPTGEMAVEEILNGAYEAVLLDVWLPGMDGLEVLKQVKGAGHAALPAIIMISGHGSIESAVRATKLGAFDFLEKPLTIEKVMVVLNNALEQRRMQLQLREIKDTSRSRLRIFGESVPMKALRQQILLMAATNGRVLIYGESGTGKELVAHAIHAESARADQPFVELNCAAIPEELIESELFGHRKGSIAGMDGDKIGKLEKADGGTLFLDEVGDMSLKTQAKVMRVLDEQRFEPVGSAEQIQVDVRLIAATNKNLEEEIERGNFREDLFYRLNVIPFEVPPLRERVEDIPLLAEHFLNEFTSAYGRKGKELTVEAYKALSEYSWPGNVRELKNLMERIVIMYPQVRIDARHIPLPVARRVAPKPSDRTASLLEVRQAAERDYILKKLDDSSGNVSRTAELLGLERSNLYKKMRALGIAPRE; encoded by the coding sequence ATGAAGCCCACCCAGGTGCTGATTGTCGACGACGAGCCGGGCATCCGCGAGTCGCTCAAGGGTGTTTTGGAGGACGAGGGATTTGAGGTCCAGGCGGTGCCGACTGGAGAGATGGCCGTCGAAGAGATCCTGAATGGCGCCTACGAGGCGGTGCTGCTGGACGTGTGGCTGCCGGGCATGGACGGCCTGGAAGTTTTGAAGCAGGTGAAGGGCGCGGGCCATGCGGCGCTGCCGGCCATCATCATGATCTCCGGCCACGGGAGCATTGAGTCGGCCGTCCGGGCCACGAAGCTGGGCGCCTTCGATTTCCTGGAAAAGCCCCTCACCATCGAGAAGGTGATGGTGGTGCTGAATAACGCGCTGGAGCAGCGGCGTATGCAACTGCAACTGCGCGAGATCAAGGACACCAGCCGCAGCCGCCTGCGCATCTTCGGCGAGAGCGTTCCGATGAAGGCGCTGCGCCAGCAGATCCTACTGATGGCGGCGACGAACGGGCGGGTCCTTATTTATGGGGAAAGCGGGACGGGCAAGGAACTGGTGGCGCATGCGATCCACGCCGAGAGCGCGCGGGCCGATCAGCCGTTTGTCGAGCTGAACTGCGCGGCGATCCCGGAGGAACTGATCGAGAGCGAGCTCTTCGGCCACCGCAAGGGCAGCATCGCCGGGATGGATGGCGACAAGATCGGCAAGCTGGAGAAGGCCGACGGCGGCACGCTGTTCCTGGACGAAGTGGGCGACATGAGCCTGAAGACCCAGGCGAAGGTGATGCGGGTGCTGGACGAGCAGCGCTTTGAGCCGGTTGGTTCGGCCGAGCAGATCCAGGTGGATGTCCGCCTGATCGCCGCCACTAACAAGAACCTGGAAGAAGAGATCGAGCGGGGCAATTTCCGCGAGGATCTGTTTTACCGCCTCAACGTCATTCCGTTTGAGGTCCCGCCGCTGCGGGAGCGGGTGGAGGATATTCCGCTGTTGGCCGAGCATTTTCTGAATGAGTTCACTTCGGCTTATGGCCGCAAGGGGAAAGAACTGACGGTGGAGGCGTACAAGGCGCTGTCGGAGTACTCCTGGCCTGGAAATGTGCGGGAATTGAAGAACCTGATGGAGCGCATCGTGATCATGTATCCGCAGGTACGGATCGATGCACGACACATTCCCCTGCCCGTCGCGCGCCGTGTGGCGCCCAAGCCTTCCGATCGGACCGCGAGCCTGCTGGAAGTCAGGCAGGCGGCCGAGCGGGACTACATCCTCAAGAAGCTGGACGATTCGAGCGGGAACGTCAGCCGGACCGCCGAACTGCTGGGGCTGGAGCGCAGCAACCTATATAAGAAGATGCGGGCCCTGGGTATTGCTCCGCGCGAGTAA
- a CDS encoding sensor histidine kinase, translating into MRQRVRFGAGLVVLSILIYLVVLQGSFTVGDYGPSTPEQTYVFWGLSTLTFLLTVLLAFMLFRDAVKLYFARRAGVEGSRIRTKMLVGALSLTFLPTIFLVLWSVSVLNRNLDKWFSRPAEIMKLNMQEISAVVDREANGRLQASARWVADSEDLRSFLKTGHVPAEFFTSVCDLAGADRAYVHRADGGQISICQSNPDPKAGQPEKGGPVKATAPIDGVGEVVIEARLPLDLVQRKKEMDQQVSDYDRLASGRKETRRFYLQLLVLITIFILFIAVWVALFLARQISSPVAALLEAARAVRGGNLSYRVKVEATDELASLVRAFNEMTQDLQANQDELERRRRFIEAVLQSIPTGVFSLTHDGTVQLVNGALSRIFPDGRVQPGRKLVDLMPRDRQEEFSRLLKRARRTGTADRQVEIRTEDGVRHFSVTAAALEASVTSGFVVVVEDTSELMRAQRAAAWHEVARRIAHELKNPLTPIALSSERILRQLDKTAAPPEVRRIVTECCATIGREVESVKTLVDEFARFARFPAAHPAPADLNAVVEEGLAVFHGRLEDISIHVSLSSLLPMVALDRDQFKRVIVNLVDNAAEAMAESPLRHLFIETHAVSPELVELMIADTGCGITTDDKEKLFLPYFSTKQRGTGLGLAIVSHIVAEHHARIRVEDNNPVGARFIIEIPAIASAEFDARPVEVRA; encoded by the coding sequence ATGAGACAGCGGGTACGGTTCGGCGCCGGATTGGTGGTGCTCTCCATCCTGATCTACCTCGTCGTCCTGCAGGGATCGTTCACCGTGGGCGACTACGGTCCGTCGACTCCGGAACAGACCTATGTGTTCTGGGGCCTGTCGACCCTCACGTTCCTGCTGACGGTGCTGCTGGCGTTCATGCTGTTCCGCGACGCGGTGAAACTGTACTTCGCGCGGCGGGCCGGAGTGGAAGGTTCCCGCATCCGGACCAAGATGCTGGTGGGGGCACTCAGCCTGACGTTCCTGCCGACGATCTTCCTGGTCCTGTGGAGCGTCTCCGTCCTCAACCGCAATCTCGACAAATGGTTCAGCCGGCCGGCCGAGATCATGAAGCTGAACATGCAGGAGATCAGCGCGGTGGTCGACCGGGAGGCGAACGGGCGGCTGCAGGCTTCAGCGCGCTGGGTGGCGGACAGTGAAGACCTGCGCTCGTTTCTGAAGACCGGGCACGTGCCGGCGGAGTTTTTCACGTCGGTCTGCGACCTGGCGGGCGCCGATCGGGCGTATGTCCATCGCGCGGACGGCGGCCAGATCTCCATCTGCCAGAGCAACCCCGACCCCAAAGCCGGACAACCGGAGAAGGGCGGGCCGGTGAAGGCCACGGCTCCGATCGATGGGGTGGGAGAGGTGGTGATCGAGGCGCGCCTGCCGCTCGACCTCGTGCAACGCAAGAAGGAGATGGACCAGCAGGTGAGCGACTACGACCGGCTGGCGTCGGGCCGCAAAGAGACCCGCCGGTTCTATCTGCAACTTCTGGTACTGATCACGATCTTTATCCTATTTATAGCGGTGTGGGTGGCACTGTTTCTGGCGCGACAGATTTCGTCTCCGGTGGCGGCCTTGCTGGAGGCGGCGCGCGCCGTGCGCGGCGGGAATCTGTCATATCGCGTAAAGGTAGAAGCAACAGACGAACTGGCTTCGCTGGTGCGCGCCTTCAACGAGATGACTCAGGACCTGCAGGCCAACCAGGACGAACTGGAGCGGCGGCGAAGGTTCATTGAGGCGGTGCTGCAGAGCATCCCGACGGGTGTCTTCTCGCTGACGCATGACGGCACCGTGCAACTGGTGAATGGCGCGTTGTCGCGTATCTTTCCGGACGGCCGGGTACAGCCAGGGCGCAAGCTGGTGGATTTGATGCCGCGGGACCGGCAGGAGGAGTTCTCCCGGCTGTTGAAGCGGGCACGCCGCACGGGGACAGCCGACCGGCAGGTGGAGATCCGTACGGAAGACGGAGTCCGCCATTTCTCAGTGACGGCCGCCGCGCTGGAGGCGAGCGTCACCAGCGGCTTTGTTGTGGTGGTCGAGGATACCAGCGAACTGATGCGGGCGCAGCGGGCGGCGGCCTGGCACGAAGTGGCGCGGCGGATCGCGCACGAGTTGAAGAACCCGCTGACCCCGATCGCATTGAGTTCCGAGCGGATCCTGCGGCAGTTGGACAAGACCGCGGCGCCGCCGGAAGTGCGGCGGATCGTCACGGAATGCTGCGCCACCATCGGCCGCGAGGTGGAGAGCGTCAAGACGCTGGTGGATGAGTTTGCGCGGTTTGCCCGATTCCCCGCGGCGCATCCGGCTCCGGCTGACCTGAACGCGGTGGTGGAGGAAGGATTGGCCGTCTTCCACGGCCGGCTGGAGGATATCTCCATCCATGTGTCGCTGTCATCCCTGCTGCCCATGGTGGCGTTGGACCGCGACCAGTTCAAACGCGTGATCGTGAATCTGGTGGACAATGCGGCGGAGGCCATGGCGGAGTCGCCGCTGCGCCACCTGTTCATTGAGACGCATGCGGTCTCGCCGGAACTGGTCGAACTGATGATCGCCGACACCGGTTGCGGCATCACGACGGACGATAAGGAGAAGCTGTTCCTGCCCTACTTCAGCACCAAACAGCGAGGCACCGGGCTGGGACTGGCAATTGTCAGCCACATTGTGGCCGAGCATCATGCGCGGATTCGCGTGGAGGACAACAATCCGGTGGGAGCACGCTTTATCATCGAAATACCGGCCATCGCGTCCGCTGAGTTTGACGCCCGGCCGGTAGAGGTGCGTGCATGA